A DNA window from Paralichthys olivaceus isolate ysfri-2021 chromosome 11, ASM2471397v2, whole genome shotgun sequence contains the following coding sequences:
- the LOC109630126 gene encoding protein FAM181B: MAVQTAIMNPQFMNFCFSGSVVEYDVEKSLDGGLLGEAENDEDYKETTRDLLSFIDSASSNIKLALDKPVKSKRKVNHRKYLQKQIKRCTGIITPGNTAEAPVKRQGSPLAQPSPLQSKTLPKRDGVQANLQSKSLAALFSPVKDIRGEKAKKPPLRHRNLPPSFFTEPANCSKVSSTSGMTLKDFERGNPEAAEFFELLGPDYSNLVSDQDLYQNMPLRVQPEMGGLDPATYDSHHLVGGLLYSEPWTSCSGPSKKAGESLRTGPAQPPLYCQSEAATTGPLEDNALCTLAFPNFFTDCPIPQVTYDLSGGYNRANYSSL, encoded by the coding sequence ATGGCTGTTCAGACTGCAATCATGAACCCTCAGTTCATGAATTTTTGCTTCTCGGGTTCTGTGGTGGAGTACGACGTGGAGAAGAGTCTGGACGGGGGTCTCCTGGGTGAGGCAGAAAATGACGAAGACTACAAAGAGACAACCAGGGACCTGCTGAGCTTCATAGACTCGGCCTCCAGCAATATCAAGCTGGCTCTGGACAAGCCAGTGAAATCCAAAAGGAAAGTCAACCACCGGAAGTATCTGCAGAAGCAGATCAAGAGGTGCACCGGCATCATAACACCAGGAAACACTGCTGAAGCTCCAGTGAAACGACAGGGGTCCCCTCTGGCTCAGCCCAGCCCTTTGCAGAGCAAAACTCTGCCTAAACGCGATGGAGTCCAGGCCAACTTACAGAGCAAGAGCTTGGCTGCGCTCTTTAGCCCTGTGAAAGATATCAGGGGTGAAAAGGCCAAGAAGCCGCCCCTGAGGCACCGCAACCTGCCCCCCTCTTTCTTCACGGAGCCGGCCAACTGCTCCAAAGTCAGCTCCACATCTGGGATGACGCTGAAGGACTTTGAGCGAGGAAACCCGGAGGCCGCAGAGTTCTTCGAGCTCTTGGGGCCCGATTACAGCAACCTGGTCAGTGACCAGGACCTTTATCAAAACATGCCTCTGCGGGTGCAGCCAGAGATGGGAGGCCTGGATCCTGCCACTTACGACTCTCACCATTTAGTCGGTGGTCTCCTCTACTCGGAGCCCTGGACTAGCTGCTCTGGACCCTCTAAAAAAGCGGGGGAGAGCCTGCGAACAGGCCCGGCCCAGCCCCCCCTCTACTGTCAGTCTGAGGCTGCCACCACGGGGCCTTTAGAGGACAACGCACTGTGCACTTTGGCCTTCCCCAACTTCTTCACAGACTGCCCCATACCTCAGGTCACTTACGATTTAAGCGGTGGTTATAACAGAGCTAATTATTCGTCTCTATGA